In a single window of the Diospyros lotus cultivar Yz01 chromosome 10, ASM1463336v1, whole genome shotgun sequence genome:
- the LOC127812115 gene encoding uncharacterized protein LOC127812115 isoform X3, translated as MAMTTISSRVHWPEAEKWLQKRYQETDPGHKHNEHFRILGYQWRTLRFNDTTRQSTVKIMAACRELDPGSICFMQQAYCLAVPYVKSMVSTGLATLASGGYDLESAAVGKEVMHVLCIGHGGGTLPLFLASKIQGAIVHIVEIDPLVISASVNAMGFPSFSVMTPSGDRALSKPDLINEVLWKGIHERLFLYESDAEKFIVDNANLYDIVFIDAYDGEDIFPHKLWDPNSPFLKSLEKQLHPEHGTVVVNLHADADILNFDGSVSALLQPVLPMGKYVSRVCQAYKDVLIGSGSSCRGNGYGFAYTVSVPWVCNTSLVVSKSFRGSTGSSGGHLILSALASKSMEVENILDFPFSCLEYIKRGFTLVDD; from the exons AGTAGAGTTCACTGGCCAGAAGCAGAGAAGTGGCTACAAAAAAGGTATCAAGAGACAGATCCAGGTCATAAACACAATGAACATTTTAGGATTCTTGGGTATCAATGGCGCACTCTTCGATTCAATGATACTACTCGGCAAAGTACGGTTAAAATAATGGCTGCCTGTCGAGAATTAGATCCTGGTTCCATATGCTTTATGCAGCAGGCATATTGTCTGGCAGTTCCAT ATGTCAAGAGTATGGTATCAACTGGGTTGGCTACCTTAGCATCTGGAGGCTATGATCTCGAGAGTGCTGCAGTCGGGAAGGAGGTTATGCATGTTTTATGCATTGGTCATGGTGGCGGTACCCTACCATTATTCTTGGCTAGTAAAATTCAAG GTGCTATTGTTCACATTGTTGAAATTGACCCCCTTGTTATATCAGCTTCAGTTAACGCAATGGGATTCCCATCTTTCTCAGTTATGACACCATCTGGTGATCGTGCCCTCTCCAAGCCTGATTTGATCAATGAAGTATTGTGGAAAGGCATTCACGAGAGGCTCTTCCTGTATGAATCAGATGCGGAGAAGTTCATTGTTGATAACGCAAATCTTTACGACATAGTCTTCATAGATGCCTATGATGGTGAAGACATTTTCCCTCACAAGCTGTGGGACCCAAATTCACCATTCCTGAAGTCTCTAGAAAAACAACTGCACCCCGAGCACGGGACAGTTGTTGTGAACCTTCATGCAGATGCGGATATCCTCAACTTCGATGGTTCTGTTTCAGCTCTTCTTCAGCCAGTTTTGCCAATGGGCAAGTATGTTTCAAGAGTTTGCCAAGCATACAAGGATGTACTCATAGGATCTGGGAGTTCTTGCAGAGGAAATGGTTATGGCTTTGCATATACTGTCTCTGTTCCTTGGGTCTGTAATACGTCGCTTGTTGTGTCTAAAAGTTTTAGAGGCAGCACTGGGAGTTCAGGGGGGCATTTGATTCTGAGCGCGCTTGCTTCGAAGTCCATGGAAGTGGAGAACATTCTGGATTTTCCATTCTCGTGTTTGGAGTACATAAAGAGAGGCTTTACCCTTGTTGATGATTGA
- the LOC127812115 gene encoding uncharacterized protein LOC127812115 isoform X4, translating to MAACRELDPGSICFMQQAYCLAVPYVKSMVSTGLATLASGGYDLESAAVGKEVMHVLCIGHGGGTLPLFLASKIQGAIVHIVEIDPLVISASVNAMGFPSFSVMTPSGDRALSKPDLINEVLWKGIHERLFLYESDAEKFIVDNANLYDIVFIDAYDGEDIFPHKLWDPNSPFLKSLEKQLHPEHGTVVVNLHADADILNFDGSVSALLQPVLPMGKYVSRVCQAYKDVLIGSGSSCRGNGYGFAYTVSVPWVCNTSLVVSKSFRGSTGSSGGHLILSALASKSMEVENILDFPFSCLEYIKRGFTLVDD from the exons ATGGCTGCCTGTCGAGAATTAGATCCTGGTTCCATATGCTTTATGCAGCAGGCATATTGTCTGGCAGTTCCAT ATGTCAAGAGTATGGTATCAACTGGGTTGGCTACCTTAGCATCTGGAGGCTATGATCTCGAGAGTGCTGCAGTCGGGAAGGAGGTTATGCATGTTTTATGCATTGGTCATGGTGGCGGTACCCTACCATTATTCTTGGCTAGTAAAATTCAAG GTGCTATTGTTCACATTGTTGAAATTGACCCCCTTGTTATATCAGCTTCAGTTAACGCAATGGGATTCCCATCTTTCTCAGTTATGACACCATCTGGTGATCGTGCCCTCTCCAAGCCTGATTTGATCAATGAAGTATTGTGGAAAGGCATTCACGAGAGGCTCTTCCTGTATGAATCAGATGCGGAGAAGTTCATTGTTGATAACGCAAATCTTTACGACATAGTCTTCATAGATGCCTATGATGGTGAAGACATTTTCCCTCACAAGCTGTGGGACCCAAATTCACCATTCCTGAAGTCTCTAGAAAAACAACTGCACCCCGAGCACGGGACAGTTGTTGTGAACCTTCATGCAGATGCGGATATCCTCAACTTCGATGGTTCTGTTTCAGCTCTTCTTCAGCCAGTTTTGCCAATGGGCAAGTATGTTTCAAGAGTTTGCCAAGCATACAAGGATGTACTCATAGGATCTGGGAGTTCTTGCAGAGGAAATGGTTATGGCTTTGCATATACTGTCTCTGTTCCTTGGGTCTGTAATACGTCGCTTGTTGTGTCTAAAAGTTTTAGAGGCAGCACTGGGAGTTCAGGGGGGCATTTGATTCTGAGCGCGCTTGCTTCGAAGTCCATGGAAGTGGAGAACATTCTGGATTTTCCATTCTCGTGTTTGGAGTACATAAAGAGAGGCTTTACCCTTGTTGATGATTGA